In a single window of the Thermus amyloliquefaciens genome:
- a CDS encoding glycoside hydrolase family 36 protein: MRRMLGGLEVGLFAQDERPVEGGLILRGQEVRAFPPFAARRFFRHGWQSWSLTAWVDLNFPPKPLFPEARRPQADDPFLLEASEWWGSGLGALEGPDGKVLLLGALGVGARVLGREDLLLGRYAEGEGEWFLGYGEPTEVFAAYGRLLPRRLSKGPPRLWCSWYSFYNRIHEALLLEVLEEVAGLPFEVFQIDDGWQRALGDWEPNERFARGMAFLAERIREKGFRAGLWLAPFLVTPDSLLVRAHPEWILRDGDGRPIPAGFNWGKPLYALDSGNEEVLDHVAGLVRKVRAWGYDYLKLDFLYAAALPGAEGEVRYCKAMERIREEAGEAYLLFCGAPILASLGLADGLRVGPDVAPYWDNEDRSFWLQDPTGPGLRNALRTTLHRLWLRENVQVDPDVAFFRSRFSLLSLEEMRLQEAMGEITGFKATSDPPSWLSPEERERLWAFLSRDKEVKPLGPYRFRVGEEVLDYAFLL, encoded by the coding sequence ATGAGGAGGATGCTTGGCGGCCTCGAGGTAGGCCTTTTTGCCCAGGACGAGAGGCCCGTGGAGGGAGGCCTGATCCTCCGGGGACAGGAGGTGCGGGCCTTCCCCCCCTTTGCGGCAAGGCGTTTCTTCCGCCACGGCTGGCAGAGCTGGAGCCTTACCGCCTGGGTGGACCTAAACTTTCCCCCGAAGCCCCTTTTCCCCGAGGCCCGCAGGCCCCAGGCGGACGACCCCTTCCTCCTCGAGGCTTCCGAGTGGTGGGGAAGCGGCCTAGGGGCTCTCGAGGGGCCAGATGGGAAGGTGCTCCTCCTGGGGGCCCTGGGCGTGGGGGCGCGGGTCTTGGGGCGCGAGGACCTCCTCCTGGGCCGCTACGCCGAGGGGGAGGGGGAGTGGTTTCTGGGCTACGGGGAGCCAACGGAGGTGTTCGCCGCCTATGGCAGGCTCCTTCCCAGGCGGCTTTCCAAAGGGCCTCCCAGGCTGTGGTGCTCCTGGTATAGCTTCTACAACCGGATCCATGAGGCCTTGCTCCTCGAGGTGCTGGAGGAAGTGGCCGGGCTTCCCTTTGAGGTCTTCCAGATCGACGACGGCTGGCAGCGGGCCCTTGGGGACTGGGAACCCAACGAGCGCTTCGCCCGGGGGATGGCCTTTTTGGCGGAGAGGATCCGGGAAAAGGGCTTCAGGGCGGGGTTATGGCTGGCTCCCTTTTTGGTGACCCCGGATAGCCTCCTAGTGCGGGCCCATCCCGAGTGGATCCTGCGGGACGGGGACGGAAGGCCCATCCCCGCGGGCTTCAACTGGGGGAAACCCCTATACGCCCTGGATTCGGGCAACGAGGAGGTTTTGGACCATGTGGCGGGCTTGGTGCGCAAGGTGCGGGCCTGGGGGTACGACTACCTGAAGCTGGATTTCCTCTACGCCGCCGCTTTACCCGGGGCCGAGGGAGAGGTGCGGTACTGTAAGGCCATGGAGCGGATCCGCGAGGAGGCAGGGGAGGCCTACCTTCTCTTTTGCGGCGCTCCCATCCTGGCCTCCTTGGGGCTTGCCGATGGCCTCAGGGTGGGTCCGGATGTGGCCCCCTACTGGGACAACGAGGACCGCTCCTTCTGGCTACAGGACCCCACGGGCCCGGGGCTAAGGAACGCCCTCCGCACCACCCTGCACCGGCTTTGGCTGCGGGAAAACGTCCAGGTGGACCCGGACGTGGCCTTTTTCCGGAGCCGTTTCTCGTTGCTGTCCCTTGAGGAGATGCGCCTGCAGGAGGCCATGGGGGAGATCACGGGCTTCAAGGCCACCTCCGACCCGCCCTCCTGGCTTTCCCCGGAGGAAAGGGAAAGGCTTTGGGCCTTCCTGAGCCGGGATAAGGAGGTAAAGCCCCTTGGCCCCTACCGTTTCCGGGTGGGGGAGGAGGTGTTGGACTATGCCTTCCTTTTATAA
- the glpK gene encoding glycerol kinase GlpK has product MKYLLALDQGTTSSRAILFSLEGRPVAMAQREFRQLYPRPGWVEHDPLEIWESQLGVAQEALRQAGVEAREVVALGLTNQRETTLVFEKGTGKPLHNAIVWQDRRTASLCQELKAQGLEPLFRERTGLLLDPYFSGTKLAWLLANVPGLRERAGRGEVLFGTVDTWLLYRLTGGRVHATDPSNASRTLLFNLHTLSWDEELLEVFRVPRAMLPEVRPSDGEFGETLPELFGRAIPIRGVLGDQQAALFGQAALERGEGKCTYGTGAFLLLNTGERPVPSPKGLLSTVAWSVRGKVSYALEGSVFMAGAVVGWLRDGLGLVQESAQVEALAREVEDSGGVYLVPAFTGLGAPYWDPYARGAILGLTRGTTKAHLARAALEGVAFQVVDVVRTMEEAGTPLKELRVDGGMVENALFLQIQADLLGVPVLRPKVTETTALGAALMAGVGAGVLGLEAVREAWTLEARFTPRMPPSRREALYRGWRRAVERTLGWAREEG; this is encoded by the coding sequence ATGAAGTACCTTTTGGCCCTGGACCAGGGCACCACCAGCAGCCGGGCCATCCTCTTCAGCCTGGAGGGGAGGCCCGTGGCCATGGCCCAGAGGGAGTTCCGCCAGCTCTACCCGAGGCCGGGCTGGGTGGAGCACGATCCCCTGGAGATCTGGGAAAGCCAGCTTGGGGTGGCCCAGGAGGCCTTGCGCCAGGCTGGGGTGGAGGCCAGGGAGGTGGTGGCCCTGGGCCTCACCAACCAGCGGGAAACCACCCTTGTGTTTGAAAAGGGTACGGGGAAGCCCCTTCATAACGCCATCGTCTGGCAGGATAGGCGCACGGCCTCCCTGTGCCAGGAGCTCAAGGCCCAGGGCTTGGAGCCCCTCTTCCGGGAGCGCACCGGGCTTCTTCTGGACCCCTACTTCTCCGGCACCAAACTGGCCTGGCTGTTGGCGAACGTGCCCGGCCTTAGGGAGCGGGCGGGGAGGGGGGAGGTTCTTTTCGGCACCGTGGACACCTGGCTCCTCTACCGCCTCACGGGGGGCAGGGTGCACGCCACGGATCCCTCCAACGCCAGCCGCACCCTTCTTTTTAACCTGCATACCCTTTCCTGGGACGAGGAGCTTTTGGAGGTTTTCCGCGTACCCCGGGCCATGCTTCCCGAGGTGCGCCCTTCGGATGGGGAGTTTGGGGAAACCCTGCCGGAGCTTTTCGGCAGGGCCATCCCCATCCGCGGGGTGCTGGGGGACCAGCAGGCGGCCCTCTTCGGCCAGGCGGCCTTGGAGAGAGGGGAGGGGAAGTGCACCTACGGCACCGGGGCCTTCCTGCTCCTGAACACGGGAGAGCGGCCCGTCCCTTCCCCCAAGGGCCTCCTCAGCACCGTGGCCTGGAGCGTGAGGGGCAAGGTCAGCTACGCCCTGGAGGGAAGCGTCTTCATGGCGGGGGCGGTGGTGGGGTGGCTTAGGGATGGCCTGGGCCTGGTCCAAGAAAGCGCCCAGGTGGAGGCCTTGGCCCGGGAGGTGGAGGACAGTGGGGGCGTGTACCTGGTTCCCGCCTTCACCGGCCTGGGGGCCCCCTACTGGGACCCCTACGCCCGGGGGGCCATTTTGGGCCTCACCCGGGGCACCACCAAGGCCCACCTGGCCCGGGCGGCCTTGGAGGGGGTGGCCTTCCAGGTGGTGGACGTGGTGCGGACCATGGAGGAGGCCGGCACCCCTCTAAAGGAGCTTCGGGTGGATGGGGGCATGGTGGAGAACGCCCTCTTTTTGCAGATCCAAGCGGATCTCCTGGGGGTTCCGGTCCTGAGGCCTAAGGTCACGGAAACCACCGCCTTGGGGGCGGCCCTGATGGCGGGGGTGGGGGCGGGGGTCCTGGGGCTGGAGGCGGTGAGGGAAGCCTGGACCCTGGAGGCCCGCTTCACACCCCGCATGCCCCCCTCCCGGCGGGAGGCCCTTTATCGCGGCTGGCGGCGGGCGGTGGAACGGACCCTGGGCTGGGCGAGGGAGGAGGGATGA
- the galT gene encoding galactose-1-phosphate uridylyltransferase — translation MPSFYKHVHRKKDGRELILYGLHPLEVEVLPVAEEPSVPEEAGSISPSPHLRYHPLRGEWVVYAAHRQERTFLPPKEHCPLCPSQEGGFPTEIPFDRFRVAVFENRFPSLVPRPTPPPDGLPVPAERALGRCEVVVYTQAHVGSLATLTEEERLLLAWVWRDRYRALYALEGIRFVMPFENRGEAVGVTLHHPHGQIYAYPFVPPILEWESQAFRERPVLLELFPHLEPYRVDQEEGFLAFVPPFARYPYEVWVAPLERHPGLWTFSEEEMAAFARLLGRVVARYDALFGEAFPYVMVFHAAPLGEERTFHFHVEFYPPRRTRDKLKFLAGTELGAGTFVVDALPEEAAKSLREAL, via the coding sequence ATGCCTTCCTTTTATAAGCATGTGCATCGCAAGAAGGACGGGCGGGAGCTGATCCTTTACGGGCTTCATCCCCTCGAGGTGGAGGTCTTGCCCGTGGCCGAGGAGCCCTCCGTACCGGAGGAGGCGGGGTCCATCTCCCCAAGCCCGCACCTCCGCTACCACCCCTTGCGGGGGGAGTGGGTGGTCTACGCGGCCCACCGCCAGGAGCGCACCTTCTTGCCTCCCAAGGAGCACTGCCCCCTTTGCCCAAGCCAGGAGGGAGGCTTTCCCACGGAGATACCTTTTGACCGTTTTCGGGTGGCGGTCTTTGAAAACCGGTTTCCCTCCCTGGTGCCAAGGCCCACCCCTCCCCCGGATGGGCTTCCCGTTCCCGCGGAGAGGGCTTTGGGCCGGTGCGAGGTGGTGGTGTATACCCAGGCCCACGTGGGAAGCCTGGCCACCCTCACGGAGGAGGAAAGGCTCCTCCTGGCCTGGGTTTGGCGGGACCGGTACCGGGCCTTGTATGCCCTCGAGGGGATCCGGTTCGTCATGCCCTTCGAGAACCGGGGGGAGGCGGTGGGGGTGACCCTCCACCATCCCCACGGGCAGATCTACGCCTACCCCTTTGTGCCCCCCATCCTGGAGTGGGAAAGCCAGGCCTTTAGGGAAAGGCCCGTGCTCCTGGAGCTTTTTCCCCACCTGGAGCCCTACCGGGTGGACCAGGAGGAGGGGTTTTTGGCCTTTGTGCCCCCCTTCGCCCGCTATCCCTATGAGGTCTGGGTGGCTCCTCTGGAGCGCCACCCAGGGCTTTGGACCTTTTCCGAGGAAGAGATGGCCGCCTTCGCCCGGCTTCTGGGCCGGGTGGTGGCCCGCTACGACGCCCTTTTTGGCGAAGCCTTTCCCTACGTCATGGTCTTTCACGCCGCCCCCTTGGGGGAGGAGCGCACCTTCCACTTCCATGTGGAGTTCTACCCGCCCAGGCGCACCCGGGATAAGCTCAAGTTCCTGGCGGGTACGGAGCTTGGGGCGGGCACCTTTGTGGTGGACGCCCTGCCCGAGGAAGCAGCAAAAAGCCTAAGGGAGGCCTTATGA